Sequence from the Herpetosiphon gulosus genome:
CAAAATTGGCCTTATTGGGCCGTTCGCAACCAAGCCACGACCGTGAATTAGCTCAAAATTTGCAGCGCATGCAGGCCGCAGGCATCACGGTTGGCTATTGGGCGGTCGATGTTGGCGATGCTGCCAGCGTGCAACAGGCAATTAATGCCATTCAAGATCAATTAGGCACAGTGACGATGGTGCTGCATGGCGCTGCCCGCAACGTACCCAGCCTGATTCGCAACCTTGATCGAGCCAGTTTTGAGGCAACTTTAGCCCCCAAAGTCCAAGGTTTGCACAACGTTTTAGCGGCGCTCGATCAGCAGCAATTGCGCGTTGTGGTTGGCTTTGGATCGATCATCGGGCGCATGGGCTTGGCGGGCGATGCTGATTATGCCGTGGCCAACGAACAAATGCGCCGAATCATCGAACAAGGCCAACACGATTATCCCAATTGTCGCTGGCTTAGCATCGAATGGTCGATTTGGTCGGATGTGGGCATGGGAGTGCGGCTGGGCGGGGTCGATCAATTGCTCCAAGCTGGCATCAGCCCAATTCCGCCCGATACGGGAATTAACTTGTTGCTACGTTTGCTGGCTAACCCAATCGCTAGCAGCCATGTGGTCGTCACTGGACGCTATGGCGAATTACCAACCTTGCAAACGATTCAACCAGAGCTACCATTCCTGCGCTTTCTTGAGCGCCAATGTTTGTATTATCCGCAGATCGAATTGATTGTTGAGGCTCAACTCTCGTCGAGCAACGACCCATATGTGGTTGATCATAGCTATCACGGCGAACAACTCTTTCCGACGGTGATTGGCCTCGAAGCCATGGCCCAAGTTGCCATGGCCTTAACTGGCTCGCAGCAGATTCCAACATTTGAGCAGGTTGCACTCCAACGGCCCATTGTTGTTCCCACCAACGAGCCACTGACGATTCGGATTTGTAGCTTGCAAGTAGCCAAGGGCGTGGTCAAACTAGCGATTCGCAGCCAAGAAACCTTATTTCAAGTTGATCACTTTAGCGCGGTTGCTCGCTTCGATCAGCCCGCCAACTTCAGTGCTGCACCCAACCAAATTGACTGGCCAGTGCTCACGCTTGATCCTGTTGCTGATGTGTATGAGCCGTTGCTGTTCCATCAAGGCCGATTCCAACGCTTGCAAAACTATCGCTATTTGACGGCGCGGCACTGCATTGCCAATTTGGCGACACGCAACGAGCCATGGTTCGGGCGCTATCTGCCGCAGCGCAGCGTTTTAGGCGATGCGGGCATGCGCGATGCCTTGATTCATGCTTTGCAAGTGTGTGTGCCTTATGCCCAAGTCCTGCCAGTTGCAGTTGAACGGATTATCTGCCAAACCCCCAATCAGCCAAGCGATTGGACGATTTATGCCCAAGAACGCGCTTGGGATGGCAACATGTTCACCTATGATGTGATCGCCATCGATCAACAAGGCCAAGTCGTGGAAGAATGGCAGGGTTTGCGCTTGCAACTCGTCGAGGGCAGCGGCTATAAAGGCGCATGGCCTGCTAGTTTGATTGGCGCATATCTGGAGCGACAAGTGCGCCAAGTGCTCCCACAAACCAGTTTAACTATTGCCGTCGAAACTGATCCAGCGCTCGAACGCCAACAACGCAGCGATTTGGCGCTACAACGAGCAATCGGCCAACTTCTGCCAATTCAACGGCGCAGCGATGGTAAGCCCGAAATAGCAGATTATGCGGTTTCGGCTAGCCATCATGGCCAATTGACCCTAGCAGTTGCCGCTCAAGAGCCGATTAGCTGTGACATTGAGCCAATTAGCCCACGCAGCATTGAGCAATGGCTTGATCTGCTTGGCGCTGAGCGCATGCAACTGGTCAAGGTCATTCAACAGCAAACTGGCTGGACGCTTGGCCAAACGGCAACCCAGATTTGGACAGCCTTGGAATGTTTGAGCAAAGTTGGCGCTGCCTTCGATAGCCCGTTGCGCTTTGAGCCGCAAGCCTCAAATAGTTGGTTGGTATTGCAGACTGGTCAGTATCGAATTGTATCGCAGCCGCTAAATGTGCGTGATGCAGAGCTGCCAGTTGTGGTTAGTATGTTGGTAGGAGCCTAAACCATGCACGAGGCCTATGAATATCGGCATATTGTTGGGTTTGAAGAAACCAACTTAGTTGGCAATGTTTATTATGCCAATTATGTGCTGTGGCAAGGGCGTTGCCGCGAAATGTTTCTGCGCGATCATACGCCAGAGTTGGTACAGGCTTTGGCTCATGATTTAGCCTTGGTTACCACCTCGGTTAGTTGCGAGTATCACTCTGAGCTATTTGCTTTTGATGATGTGGTGATCGAAATGCGGCTCAAGGAGCTGTTGCAAAATCGTGCCTTGATGAGCTTTCGTTATTTTCGCCAAAACGCTGATAGCCGCACGCTGGTAGCGCAAGGCGAACAGGGCATTGCCTGTATGCGACGGACAGGCGATGAACTCCAGCCTGAGCCATTTCCAGCAGCCTTACGTGCGGCGCTGCAACGCTATTATCAATAAAAGGAGGAAGATCGCATGCATCAACCAACAACCATGACCAACAACCGTGGAAATTTTCGTTTCAGCCGATTGATGGAATTGCTCAACGGACGCTGGCATAAACGCGCTAGCTACGCCTTTTTGGTGATTGTGGCCGCCCATTGGGCCGAACATCTCAGCCAAGCCTTTCAAGTCTATTCGCTGAATTGGAAGCTTTCCGAAGCTAATGGCGTGCTTGGTATGTTCTTTCCATGGCTGATTAGCTCGGAATGGCTGCATTACAGCTATGCGATTGTGATGCTGGTAGGCTTGATTATGTTGCGGCCAGCCTTCCAAGGACGCTCACGCATTTGGTGGAATATTGCCTTAGGATTGCAAGTTTGGCATCACTTTGAACATTTTCTGTTGCTATTGCAAGCCTTGCTGGGCACAACTTTCTTTGGCGCAGCCACTCGCACCAGCATTTTGCAACTGTTCTATGCCCGTATGGAGCTTCACCTATTCTACAATATTGTGGTGTTTTTACCGATGATGGTCGCCATGTTCTACCATGTGTTGCCACCAATTGGCGAAAAAACTACTCCAACCTGTAATTGCGCTTGGCATCAAAAGCCAGCGATTTAATGCCCTTACCCCCAACCTCTCTCCCACTGAACGTGGGAGAGAGGGAGCACCATACATTATGGCAAAACCAACAAATGAAAGCCCCTCGCCCGCTGCGGCAGGGGAGGGGCTTCTTACAAGGTATCAAGGGTAGGTTTTTAGATCCCTCACCCCAACCCCTCTCCCACTGCGGCGGGCGAGGGGCTTTCCAATGGTCATGATTCGGATGGTTCCCCCTCGCTCGCGTGCGGGAGAGGGGGCTAGGGGGTGAGGGCATAAACATCGATTCCAAATCCCACTCAATCCTTGTTAAAACCTACCCTTGAAAGGAGGGGGCTAGGGGGTGAGGGCGTGAAAATCAACGGTGAATCCAACCCCATGATTGTTAAAACCTACCCTTGAAAGGTTGGAGTGAGGGAGCGACAGAACAGTTTATAATTCAGCTCGCCGTTGGCTCAACAAACCCAGTGCCAACGCAGTGATCAGCCCATACACCGCCCATTGTGCCCCCCGCCCAAAGTAGTATTCGAGGGCATAAATTCCGGCAACATGTCCAAATTTACACCCAAATAATCCATCGTCGTTGCTACAGGCAAATTTGGTAAATAGTATGTGGGCAATACCAAAGCCAATGCCGCTAGCTAGAATCAACACCCATGCGTTCCTAATTATTGGCTTAATCGCTTGATACAAGCCCCAGCCCAATAATAAACCACCAGCCCCAGCCAAAATTCCAGTTTGATAAAATGCATCATTGGTATGAACATAATGCTCCAGTAAAATACTTGCGATACCTAACCCAATTAAACGATATCGGCAGGGACGGAGGATAGGGAGAACAATAATCCATAGTGCTACTAGCACAATTGGAAGCACTATGAACATTATCCAGACATCGATAATCCAGTAGAGCCATTGCTCAAGTAATGGGTCATCAACAATCCCATTAATAAACATCCAGAAGTAATCAATTGGAAAAGGGAGAACAATTTCAGCCAACCAGCCACCAAGCCATGTCGCCAGAAACCAGCCCAACCAGCCATAGCGTAACAATAGCGCATTCACCGCCGCAACCCGATAGGTTGGTGTCGTCTGCATCAATTATGCTCCTGCTCAAAAGAGTTCTGCTCATAGTATCGTTGCTATCACGAGGGCGATAGTGCAGATTTATCGCAGGTTGGTTGCACGATCCCAGCATACCTTGCAGAACCAACAAATGAAAGCCCCTCGCCTGCCGCAGCGGGAGAGGGGTTGGGGTGAGGGACTAACCGTTTATACTTCAGCTCGCCGTTGGCTCAACAAACCCAATGCCAACGCAGTGATCAGCCCATACACCGCCCATTGTGCCCCACGCCCAAGGTAGTATTCGAGAGCATAAATTCCGGCATAATGCCCAGTTTTACAACCGAACAAACCATCATCGTTACTACATGCAAATTGAACAAAGAGGCTTTGAGCTATACCAAATGCAATACTGCTAGCAGGGATTAATAGCCACGCTTTTTCGATCATTTGTTTTGTTGCTTGATACAAACCCCATCCCAGTAAAAATCCTCCGACTGCTCCTAAAAGTCCTGTTTGATACAATGAATCGTATGCTTCCGCATACCTATCAATTGAAATACTTGCGATACCGAGACCAAGTAAATGATAACGATAGGGCTTGAGTATAGGGAGAACGATGACCCATAATGACATCATTACAAGCGGGAGCAACAAGAACATACTCCAAATATCAATGATCCAGTAGAACCATTGCTCGAGTAGTGGGTTATCAACAATACCATCAATAAATATCCAGACATAATCAATAGGAAATGGGAGAACAATTTCAGCTAACCAACCACCAAGCCATGTCGCCAGAAACCAGCCTAACCAGCCATAGCGTAACAATGGCTCATTCACCGCTGCAACCCGATAAGTTGTTTCGTTAATCATTACTCGTTCTTTCTATTTAAACGAGCCGTAGCAGCAACCTAAGGTTGCTGCTACGGCTTACATTATTAAAAATCAGCGATCCGCACATTATCCAAATAGAAGGTTTGGGCGTTGCCGTTTTGTTGAATATTGTGGAAATTCACTCGAATCGATTGACCTTTAAATCCTGACTGATTTAAGGCTGTGCGAATATCAATTTTGCTGCTTCGGATATCGGTATACCAAAAATCACTAGCTCCTCGCGTACCACTGCCTGGATATTGGGCTAAGCGATAGGTCGCAAGGATCGCGCCATTTGAGGGCGATTGTAGCGATACCTCGATCCAGCCACTGCTTGGGAGATAGGTTGAATAGGCATAATCGAAGCGTAAAAACTTGGTGCTCGATAGCAAATCGACATATTGAAATAGCTCATTGGTCATGGGGATAGGATTACACGTGCCACATTCGGGTGGGTAAATCATTTTCCCAATATGGCCCGCATACAAACCATGATTTGGCTGTGCCCAGCTTGGCACCGCAAAGGCATTGGCCCAAACTCCCGTGCGATGGCTCCATCCCAACAGACTTCCTGCCTCAAAATTACCGTTGGTAAAGCCATGACTCGATAGCTTAAGATTTTCGCTCGAGCCAGCAGCAAGCCGCAGATATGTGTGTTGTGTGGTTGTGCCAACGACAGGTGTTAGGAGGTTGTAGACAATCTCTTTTTGATTGGCTGGTATGCTATTAAA
This genomic interval carries:
- a CDS encoding acyl-CoA thioesterase produces the protein MHEAYEYRHIVGFEETNLVGNVYYANYVLWQGRCREMFLRDHTPELVQALAHDLALVTTSVSCEYHSELFAFDDVVIEMRLKELLQNRALMSFRYFRQNADSRTLVAQGEQGIACMRRTGDELQPEPFPAALRAALQRYYQ